The nucleotide sequence AGTTGTGACTCCCAGAAAGTAGGAGTACTGAAATGCTTAAAGTTAAACTTATTCGCAGCAAGATCGGTTGCAATCCTAAACAGCGCAAGACTCTTGTGGCTCTGGGATTGCGTAAGATCAGGCAAGAGAAAAGCTTTGAAGATAACCTCGTTATTCGAGGC is from Maridesulfovibrio ferrireducens and encodes:
- the rpmD gene encoding 50S ribosomal protein L30 yields the protein MLKVKLIRSKIGCNPKQRKTLVALGLRKIRQEKSFEDNLVIRGMINKVSHLVEVTES